The Candidatus Babeliales bacterium DNA window GCCTACCGGTCCGAATATTTATTAATAAAAAGTACCCAGTCGCGCGCCATATGCTTATACAACTTGTTATGTGGTTTTCTGAAATGTGTACGCAAGCATTAGGTGCTGCATCCTTTCAACATTTTTCATTTATAACTTCACTCTTTCTTTTCATTTTTATAACAAGCGTACTCACCCTAGTGCCTGGCATGGAAGAACCAACGAAAGACCTGAATACAACGCTTGCTCTTGGACTGATATCATTTGGGTACATTCAAATATGCGCAATACAAAAAATGGGAACCTGGGGTTATATAAAAACTGAATACCTTGATCCCTTTTTTATGCTTCCACTGCATTTGATTGGAAAAATAGCATCAATTATCTCAATATCATTTCGACTCTTTGGGAATATTTTTGGCGGCGCTACCATAACTGCAATCTTTTTTAAAGCAACTCGCAGCCATTGGTTCAGTCAAACACTATTCGATGGCTTAGGGCTCAATCTTCCGATTCATATTTTCTTTGGCATTTTTGAAGGTTTTTTACAAGCATTTGTTTTTGCCATGCTAACACTAACCTATTTATCAATCGCGTTGGAACACGGCGCACATTCAAATGAAAGTGATGCATAATGGAATCAATGGCACAATTTATCCACTATACCACTATTGCATCGGTTGTTTCGATTAACGCGCTCAGTGCAAGTATTGGTGAAAGCCTTACCGGAGTAGCTGCATTAGAAGGAATAAATAGACAACCATCTGCGCATGGCGAATTAACAAAATTAGCAACACTCGGCATTGCGCTCATTGACACTACTAATATTATGGGGCTTTCTATGGCCCTTATATTATTATTTGATTCACCTGAACATATCACCATCTATTCAGCGATTGCTGAACTGGGAATATTACTCGCATTATGCTTGCCTGGATTATGCATAGGCATAGTATCTGCATTTCCAGCACAAGCTGCCTGCGTTGCAACAGCACGCCAACCATTTTTTGCTCAAAAAATTTTACGCTTCATGCTCATTACACAATCATTGATACAAACACCAATTTTATTTGGTTTTTTAATTGCATATATCATTAAAGCAAATATTGCATCCGTCACCACCTATGCAGAAGGCATACAATATATAGCAAGCGGACTCTGCATTGGGCTCGGTACCATTGGCCCATCCATTGGCATGGCACAATTTGCAAAAATTGCCTGCGACAGTATTGGACTTAATCGAAAAACGTATAATCAAATATTCTCTTTTACCTTTATCAGTGAAGCAATCATCGAAGCCCCTATCATTTTTTCCGTTATCATCTCAGTGTTAATAGCCACACAGACAGTAGGTGATAATATGCCCGTCGCGCTTTCATTACTAAGC harbors:
- a CDS encoding FoF1 ATP synthase subunit a; amino-acid sequence: MQRPTLMENLDLFSVEHWQPFALFGLTHPFFNINKETVVYTWIILGILFVCCLPVRIFINKKYPVARHMLIQLVMWFSEMCTQALGAASFQHFSFITSLFLFIFITSVLTLVPGMEEPTKDLNTTLALGLISFGYIQICAIQKMGTWGYIKTEYLDPFFMLPLHLIGKIASIISISFRLFGNIFGGATITAIFFKATRSHWFSQTLFDGLGLNLPIHIFFGIFEGFLQAFVFAMLTLTYLSIALEHGAHSNESDA